Proteins encoded by one window of Sphaerodactylus townsendi isolate TG3544 linkage group LG02, MPM_Stown_v2.3, whole genome shotgun sequence:
- the GPR132 gene encoding probable G-protein coupled receptor 132 codes for MGVPAYTSSMAENCNSTNISMCNFTCNSKDYPHEESKLLLIAVYSIVSIVGLPANCLTAILTLVQICRGNSLAIYLFGLSLCELMYLSTLPLWIIYVQNNRSWNIGEHSCRVTGYIFFCNVYISILLLCCISVDRYMAVVYPLRSRGLRNQRIAMGVTLVLFVVVAITYSPVFFDRNIQTSNMSTCFESPLNPRLANFNIVRFLVGFIIPFAILIFMNYKIFQSIKISYSLSPHQKSKVKYLAIAIISIFVVCFAPYHFVLLVRAIRFHWHPNEYCDFEKKTYTLSTVFLCLSTANSVADPFIYVLATENTKHEIRQAFRVMGGRFLNNSKTDSNKPDSTQKTPVDPSEVHTEDR; via the coding sequence ATGGGGGTCCCTGCCTACACCAGCAGCATGGCTGAGAATTGCAATTCCACAAATATTTCCATGTGCAATTTCACATGCAATTCCAAGGACTATCCACATGAAGAGAGCAAGTTGCTTCTGATTGCAGTGTACAGCATCGTCTCCATTGTGGGCCTGCCGGCCAACTGTCTGACCGCCATCTTGACCTTAGTCCAGATCTGTAGGGGAAACAGTCTTGCCATCTACCTGTTTGGCCTGTCATTGTGCGAGTTGATGTACCTGAGCACCCTCCCACTCTGGATCATTTATGTGCAGAACAACCGTAGCTGGAACATCGGGGAACATTCTTGCAGAGTGACAGGATACATCTTTTTCTGCAACGTCTACATCAGCATCCTTCTCTTGTGTTGCATTTCCGTAGATCGCTACATGGCGGTGGTCTACCCCCTGCGGAGCAGGGGGCTGCGAAACCAGAGGATCGCCATGGGTGTTACGTTGGTTCTCTTTGTCGTGGTGGCAATAACCTATAGCCCTGTGTTTTTTGACAGAAACATCCAGACGTCGAACATGAGCACCTGCTTTGAAAGTCCTCTCAATCCCCGACTGGCCAATTTCAACATCGTTCGCTTCCTAGTCGGATTTATTATCCCTTTCGCAATCCTCATTTTCATGAACTACAAGATCTTTCAAAGCATTAAGATCAGCTACAGCCTGAGCCCACACCAGAAATCCAAAGTGAAGTACCTAGCCATTGCGATTATTTCCATCTTTGTGGTCTGTTTTGCGCCTTACCATTTCGTGCTGCTCGTACGAGCCATCCGTTTTCATTGGCACCCAAATGAGTATTGTGACTTTGAGAAGAAAACCTACACCCTCTCCACTGTGTTCCTGTGTTTGTCCACTGCTAACAGTGTCGCAGACCCATTTATTTATGTGCTGGCGACTGAAAACACAAAACACGAGATACGTCAGGCGTTCAGAGTGATGGGGGGTCGTTTTTTGAACAATTCCAAGACGGACAGCAACAAGCCGGACAGTACACAGAAGACACCGGTGGATCCCTCAGAGGTGCATACAGAGGACAGGTAG